The following are encoded in a window of Rosa chinensis cultivar Old Blush chromosome 4, RchiOBHm-V2, whole genome shotgun sequence genomic DNA:
- the LOC112199159 gene encoding protein GLUTAMINE DUMPER 5: MAILVVCALLILACSFWKRHKEDSSADRDLESGSDSVKVFKDKVLVIMAGNENSTYLATPIPVCPTKSTSFEEESEKIKGDDKEENCEKLKEAASSTPMS; encoded by the coding sequence ATGGCTATTCTTGTTGTTTGTGCTCTCTTGATCTTGGCTTGCTCATTTTGGAAGAGACATAAAGAAGACAGCAGTGCAGACAGAGATTTGGAGTCGGGTAGTGATTCTGTGAAGGTGTTTAAAGACAAGGTTTTGGTTATAATGGCCGGAAATGAGAACTCTACTTACTTGGCCACCCCGATTCCGGTTTGCCCTACTAAAAGTACTAGTTTTGAAGAGGAATCAGAGAAGATAAAAGGAGATGATAAGGAAGAGAACTGTGAGAAATTGAAAGAGGCAGCATCGTCAACACCAATGAGCTAG